CGTAGTCCAGGCGCCGGCTGGGGCCGACGCTCGGTGCATCGGCATCCGGCGCCTTGGTCTGTCCGTGGGGTCGCTGGAAGCTGTGGCCGAGCGCGGGTGCGCTGACGCCGATCGACGAAGCGCGCCCGTGGTAGCCGATGGGCACCCACTTGTAGTTGGGCAGCAGGGGGTTGTCCGGGCGGAACTGCTTGCCGACCGTCGTGGCGTGGTGGATGCTCGTGTAGAAGTCGGTGTAATCGCCGATCACGCACGGCAATCCCAGCTCGACTCTCGACATCGGTGTCAATGCCTCCCGAAAGCGCGCCTCGTGCGGGCTGCCGTGGCGCAGCCCTTCGGACACCGCCTGGCGCAAGGCCTGGCGCGGTTCCTTCGACAGGCGCATCAGCCGGTTCATGTCGTAGCTCTGGATGATGCCGGCGCGGCGCAGGTCGAGCACCTGGTCACCGATTGCGACGCCGATGCGCCAGTCCATGTCCTCGGCCCGCCGGAAGCGCCCGAACGGGAGGTTCTGGATCGGGAAGTCGATGGACGGATCGTTGGCCGACTCCAGCCAGCTTTTCAGTGCCGGGTCATGCGTGGCGTCGATGCTGGTGTTCATGATGCGCCGAGCTCCTTGGCATGCAGGAAGGCAGCGTGCTTGGGCGCGCGCCGGGTGCGCGACCACTCGTCGAGCATGTCCCACTTCACGGCATCGAGCTTGCGGATCATGGCTTCCTCTTCAGGATCCGGACAGGCGAGCTCGACCCGATGTCCGTTGGGATCGAAGAAGTAGATCGAATGGAAGGCGCCGTGGTCGGTCACGCCGAGCACGTCGACGCCGTTGGCCTCCAGGTGCGCCTTGAAGGCGAGCAGCTCCGCGCGGTCCTTGACCCTGAACGCGATGTGCTGCACCCACGCCGGCGTGTTCGGATCGCGGCCCATCTCCGGCTGCGTCGGCAACTCGAAGAAGGCGAGCACGTTGCCGGCGCCGGCGTCCAGGAACACGTGCATGTAAGGGTCCGGCGCCTTGGTGGACGGCACATGGTCCTCCGCGATGGCGAGGACGAAGTCCATCTTCAGCATCTTGCCGTACCACAGCACGGTTTCCTTCGCGTCCTTGCAGCGGTACGCGACGTGGTGGATGCGATCGATCTTCATGATGCGTTCCTCCGGCTCAGGCCGTGCCCAGCACGCCGCGGCGAATCTGGTCGCGCTCGATGGACTGGAAGAGCGCCTTGAAATTGCCTTCGCCGAATCCGTCGTCGCCCTTGCGCTGGATGAACTCGAAGAAGACCGGGCCCAGCAGCGTGTCCGAGAAGATCTGCAGCAGCAGGCGCGGCTTGCCACCCGACGTCGTGCCGTCGAGCAGGATGCCGCGCGTCTGCAACTCGGGGATCGGCTGGCCGTGGCCGGGCAGGCGCTCCTCGAGCATCTCGTAGTACACGTCGTTGGGCGCGGTCATCAGCGGCACGCCCGCCATCGTCAGGCTGTCGATGGTGGCAAGGATGTCGTCGGTCAGCAGCGCGATGTGCTGGATGCCCTCGCCGTTGAACTTCATCAGGAACTCCTCGATCTGGCCCGAGCCCTTCGACGACTCCTCGTTCAGCGGAATGCGGATCCTGCCATCGGGCGCGGTGAGCGCCTTGGAGGTGAGCCCGGTGTACTCGCCCTGGATGTCGAAGTAGCGGATCTCGCGGAAGTTGAACAGCTTCTCGTAGAAGGCGGCCCAGAATGCCATTCGTCCGCGGTACACGTTGTGCGTGAGGTGGTCGACCAGCTTGAGTCCGTGCCCGACCGGGTGGCGGTCCACCCCCTCGATGAACTCGAAGTCGATGTCGTAGATGGACTTGCCATCCTCGAATCGGTCGATGAGGTACAGCGGCGCGCCGCCGATGCCCTTGATGGCCGGCAGCCGCAGCTCCATCGGCCCGGTGGGCATGTCGAGTGGCTGCGCTCCCAGCTCGAGCGCGCGGTCGTAGGCCTTGTGCGCATCCTTCACGCGGAAGGCGAGGCCACAGGCCGACGGGCCATGCTCGGCCGCGAAATACGCGGCGGCGCTCCTGGGCTCGCGGTTGACGATGAAGTTGATATCGCCCTGCCGGTACAGCACCACGTCCTTGGAACGGTGCTTCGCCACACGCGAGAAGCCGAGCTTCTCGAAGACGGGCTCCAGCGTGTTCGGGGTGGGCGAGGCGAATTCGACGAACTCGAATCCCATCAGTCCCATCGGGTTGTCGAAGAGGTCTGCCATGTCGTTGTCCTCGATGTCGTGCGAGCGCCGGCTCATTCCAGCGTGATGTTGGCCTTCTTCGCGAGGCGGGCGTAACGCTCCTGCTCGGTCTTGAAGAACTGTGCCGACGCTTCGGGCGTCATGGGGTTGATGACATTCTCCTGCTTGGCCATCGCTTCCTTCGCCTCCGGCAGGGCGAACGCGTTCACCACCGCGGTGTGCAGTCGCTTGACCTCTGCGGGCGGCATCCTGGCCGGCCCGATCACCGCGAACCAGCCGGCGATGTCGACGTCGGGAAACCCTTGCTCCGCGACCGTCGGAAGGTCGGGCAGCGCCGCGACGCGTTGCTTGCCCATGATGCCGATGGCGCGCAGCGCGCCGCTCTTCAGATGACCCACGACGGCGGGCAGCGCCACGACCCCGAGCTGCACCTGGCCGCCGATCAGGTCGGCCACCATCGGGCCCACGCCCTTGTACGGAATGTGGCGCACGTCCACCCCGGCGGCATCGACGAACATCTCGCCGGCGAGGTGAATGATCGTCCCGTTGCCCGAGGAACCGTAGTTGTAGGTGCCCGGCTTGGCCTTGAGGAACGCCTGCAGCTCCTTGGCGTTCTTTGCCGGCACCTGGCCCGGGTTGACCACCAGCACGAACGGCGTGGCGCCCACCACGGAGATGGGCGTGATGTCATTGAGCGCGTCGAACGGCATCTTCTTGAACACGCTGGGGTTGACGACGTGGTTGTTCGACACGACACCGATGGTCTGGCCGTCCGGCGCAGCCCTGACCACCTGCACGGTGCCCGTGGTGCCGCCGGCGCCGGGCAGGTTCTCGATGATGATGGGCTGCCCGCCGAGGGCCTTGGTCAGCGACGGACCCGCGGCGCGGATGATCGTGTCGACTCCGGAGCCGGCGCCCACCGGAAGAATCACGCGCAGCGGCTTGTCGGTGGCATGTGCGGTGGCCGCGACGGCCCAGAGGGTCAGCGTGGCGGCCATCAGGGCGGTCAGCCCGCGGCGTTGGATCGAGAGTTTCACTTTTGTCTCCTGTTCGGAAATGGAAGATCGATGCCGCATCAGGCGGCACGTCCGGCCGCGAGTCGGGCCAGGATTTCGTCCGTGTGCTCGCCGACCCGGGGCAGGGGCTGGCGCACGCCGGGGCGGCGTCCGCCGAGGGTCAGCGGCAGCAGCACCACGTCGGTCGTGCCGCCGTCGTCGGTCTGCATGGGCACGAGACCGCCACTCGCCTTCAGGTGCGGGTCATCGACCAGCTGTTCGGGACGCATGATCGGCGCATACGGGATGCCGGCGGCCTCGAGCTTCGGCGACAACTCGTCGATGCGGTGGTGGCGCAGCACCTCGCCCAGACGCTCGAGCAACTCGGGACGCACGGCCACGCGCTTGGCGTTGTCCGAGAGGGCCGGGTCGTTCGCCAGCTCCGGCGCCTCGATCACGCGGCACAGGGTCAGGAACTGCTTGTCGCTCACCGCGCCGATGAACAACTGCTGGTCGTCGGCCAGCGTGAACACGTCGTACACGCTCCACGCCGACACGCGCGAGGGCATCGGCGGCGGCGGCTCGCCGGTCATGGAGAACTGCTGCATGTGCTGCGACGACAGGAAGACGCAGTTCTCGAACAGCGCGCTCTGGATCTCCTGGCCGCGGCCGGTCGTTTCGCGCTCGCGCAGTGCCGCCAGCACGCCGATGGCGCCGAACATGCCGCCCATGATGTCGTTCACGCTGGTGCCGGCCCGCAGGGGCCGTCCCTTCGGGCCGGTCATGTACGACAGCCCGCCCATCATCTGCACGACCTCGTCGAGCGCGAGGCGCTTCTCGTACGGTCCGGGCAGGAAGCCCTTGTGCGAGACGTAGATGAGCCGCGGGAACTGCCTGGACAGCGTGTCGTAGTCGAGCCCCAGCGAGCTCATCAGGCCCGGGCGGAAGTTCTCGAGCACGACATCGGACTGGCCGACCAGATCGATCGCGGTCGCACGGCCCTCGGGCGTGTTGATGTCGAGGACGACGCTCTTCTTGTTGCGGTTGAACGAACGGAAGAAACCGATGCCGAGTCCCGGCAGCTTGCGCGTCTTGTCGCCCCCCGGAGGCTCGACCTTGATCACCTCGGCGCCGAGGTCGGCCAGGATCATTCCGCAGGTGGGGCCCATGACCATGTGGGTGAATTCGACGACACGCAGGCCGGCCAAGGGCAGGGCTGCTTCATGGCGGTCGCCGTCGAGGGACGAGAGGCCGGTGGAAGGGGTGTTGCTCATGATGGGGTGCTCAGGCCGCGGCGGCGGTGGACGAAGAGGGGTGGAAGGTCTTGGGCAGTCCCGACAGCCACAGCGAGCCGTGCAGCGTCTCATCGGGCAGCCAGGCGGCGACCTTGGCCCGCAAGGCGAGCAACCTGTCGATGTCGATGCCGGTCTCGACGCCCATGGTGGACAGCATGAAGGCCAGGTCCTCGCTCGATGCGTTGCCGCTCGCGCCCGGCGCGTGCGGGCAGCCGCCGATGCCGGCCAGCGTGGCATCGAAGCGGTCGACGCCGGTCTCGAGCGCCGCATAGACGTTGGCCAGCGCGAGGCCGCGGGTGTCGTGGAAATGGCCGCAGAAGAAGCGGTCGCCGGCGATGGCGCGGGCCTTCTCGAACAGCTCGCGCACGGCGGCGGGACCTGCGTAGCCGACGGTGTCGGCGATGCTCACGCGGTCGGCGCCGGCATCCAGCAGGGCCTGCATGCAGCGCAGCACCTCGCTTTGCGCCACGTCGCCCTGGATCGTGCAGCCGAAGGCGGTGCCGATGCCACCCTCGATCAGCGTCTTCGATGCGGCCGCATCGCGCGCCGCCCGGATGCGCGCCACTTCGGCGACCACCTCGTCCGGCGTCTTGCGCAGGTTGGCCAGGCTGTGGGCATGGCTGGCCGACAGCGGTACCAGCAGCAGGTCGGCTTTCGACTCGATCGCGCGCTCGGCACCCTTGAGGTTGGGCACCAGCACCGACACGACGAGGCCGGGCAGGGTCTTGGCGAAGGACACCAGCTCGCCGGTGTCGGCCAGCTGCGGCAGCAGCTTCGCGGGCACGAAGGAGCCGACCTCGATTTCGCGCTGGCCCGCGTCGTAGGCGTCGCGGATCCACTCGCGCTTGCGTTCGGTGGACAGGATCGTGCGAATGCTCTGCAGGCCGTCGCGCAGGCCGACCTCGCGAATGACGACGTGGGAAGGGAAAGCGGGCATGCCTTTGTCTCCGGGTTGCCAGTCTGTAGCGCTGACGATGCATTGACTTTAGGCTTTCCATTCGAACTATCCAGAGGTATTTCGGAAGGTCCAGGTTTCCTGTTCGGAAACGCAAAATTGCGCCATCATCCGGCCATGCGCGACATCGACCTGAAGACCTTGCGCCTCCTCGTCGCGGTGTGCGACCACCAGAACATGGCGCGTGCCGCCGAGCAGGAGCACATCGAGCCGTCGGCGATCAGCAAGCGGATCGCCCAGCTGGAGAACGACCTCGGAACACCGCTCCTGCTGCGCGCCCGGCGCGGCGTGCATCCCACGCCGGCCGGTCTCGCGCTGCTGGAACACGCGCGCAACGTGCTGTTCACGATGGAGCGCATGGCCAACGATGTCGCGGCGTTCGGCAGCGGCATCAAGGGCCATGTCCGATTGGTGGCGACGGCCTCGGCGATCGCGGAGTCGCTGCTGGACGACATCGCCTCGTTCATGCGCGAGGCGGCCAACCGCAACATCAAGGTCGACATCGAGGAGCGTCTCTCGCGCGACCTGGTCCGCCAGATCCGCGACGGCTCGGCGTCGGTCGGGGTGTGCTGGGACAGCGTCGACTTCGAAGGCTTGCAGCACCGCCCCTACCGCCGCGATCGACTGGCGCTGGCGGTCCATCCGGACCATCCGCTCGCCGGCCGGAAGTCGCTGCGCTTCGAGCAGACGCTGGATCACGACCACGTGGGCCTGCCGCCGACGGCCGCGGTGAACGCCATGCTGCAGCGAGCCGCGGCGCGCGCAGGTCGAACGGTCTCGTACCGCGTCATCGTGTCGAACTTCGATGCGGCGTTCCGCGTCGTCGCAGCCAACCTCGCCATCAGTGTGGTTCCGGTCGAGGTCGGCGCCACTTTCGCCGGGATGCTGGGCATCAAGATCATTCCTCTGTCCGATGCATGGACGGAGCGAAGCTTCGCGGTCTGCTTCCAGAAGTTCGAGGCGCTTCAGCCCGCATCGCAACGCATGGTCGACCACCTCGTCCAGCGCGCAGCGCAAGTGGCCAAGGCATGACGGCGCTTCGCGGCCTGGCGCTGTTGCTGCTGTTGCAGGCGGCCGGCGAGGCGTTGGCGCATTCGCTCGCGCTGGCGGTTCCGGGCCCGGTGATCGGCCTGATGCTGTTGCTGCCCGCACTGCAGCTGTCATGGATTCGTACGCCGGTGGCCGCCGCGGCGGAGCTCTTGCTGGCGCACCTGTCGCTGCTGTTCGTGCCCGTCGGTGTGGGCGTCATCACGCACCTCGGCCTGGTGTCCCAGTACGGCATTCAGCTGCTCGTCGTGATCGTGCTCTCCACATGGATCGGCATGGCCGTGACGGCCATCGTGTTGCGAGCGCTGATGCGCGAGGAATCGGCGAAGGAGAAGCCCGGTGACTGACTTCGTCCAGCTGTGGGTCTACCTGTCGTCGACACCGCTGTTCGGGCTGACGGCGACCCTGGTCACTTATGTCGCGGCCCAGGCGCTCTACGACCGGATGGGCCGCGCCCCGTGGGCGAATCCGGTCCTGTGGTCGGTGGCGTCGATCGGCCTCGTCCTGCTCGCGACCGGCACCGCGTACCCGACCTATTTCGCCGGCGCCCAGTTCGTACATGTCCTGCTCGGTCCGGCCGTCGTCGCCCTCGGTTGGCCGCTGTGGGTGCGCCGCGCGGAGGTCCGCCGGCGCGGGGTGGCACTGACCTTGGCGGCGGTGGCCGGCGGCGTGTGCGCCGCGGGAAGCGCCGTGGGTCTCGCGTGGTTGTTCGGCATGCCGGTGGATGTGCTGCTCTCGCTCGCGCCGAAGTCGGTGACGGCGCCGGTGGCGATGGGCATTGCAGAACGCCTGGGCGGTGTTCCTGCGCTCGCAGCCGTGTTCGCCGTCCTGACCGGCATGGTGGGTGCCTTGTCGGCCAAGGTCCTTTTCGGCTTGCTGCGGATCGATTCGTGGGCCGTGCGCGGGTTTGCGCTGGGGACGGCGTCACACGGCATCGGCGCCGCGAGAGCGCTGCAGGTTCATCCCGACGCCGGTGCCTATGCCGGCATCGCGCTCGGTCTGCAGGTGCTGCTGGCGTCCCTGTTGATGCCCTTCGTCGTTCGCTGGATGCCTTGACCGTCAGGTCGGCCACGACGCTGTGTGCGTGCCCGGGTCGATGGCGATCATGTCGGCGGGCTCACCACTCGGCGACGCTGCCGTCGGCATGTCGCCACACCGGGTTGTGCCAATCGGGCGCGTTGCGGCTCGCATGGACGACACGCTCTTCATCCACTTCGACGCCGAGGCCGGGCCTGGGCAGGGCATGGATGTAGCCGCCGTCGATGCGGAAGTCGTCCTTGTTGATGACGTAGTCGAGCAGCTCCGCATCGCGGTTGTAGTGGATGCCCATGCTCTGCTCCTGCAGCACGGCGTTGTAGGCGACGAAGTCGACCTGCAGGCAGGCGGCCAGCGCGACCGGGCCCAGCGGGCAATGCGGCGCGATCGCGACGTCGTAGGCCTCGGCCATCGCGGCGATCTTGTGGCACTCGGTGATGCCGCCCGCGTGCGAGAGGTCGGGCTGCAGGATCGCGATGCCGCCGTCGTGCAGCACGCGCTTGATCTCGAAGCGCGAGTACATGCGCTCGCCGGCGGCCAGCGGGATGGAGGTGCTCGCCGCGAGACGCGGATAGTGCTCGGCCTGCTCGGCGAGCACCGGCTCCTCGACGAACAGCGGGCGGAAAGGCTCCAGCGCCTTCAGCAGCGGCTTGGCCATCGGCGCGGCGGCGCGGCCGTGGAAGTCGAGCCCGAAGCTGACCCGCGAGCCGAGCGCGTCGTGCACGCCGGCGATCTTGGACACGGCCGCGTCGATCGCCCTCGGCGTGTCGAGCATGGCCATCTCCTCGCTGCCGTTCAGCTTGAAGGTGTCGAAGCCGCCTTCCATCAGGCGCTGCATGTGCTCGACGATGTCGCCCGGCCGGTCGCCGCCGACCCAGCTGTAGACCTTCATCTTGTCGCGCACCTTGCCGCCGAGCAGCTCGTACACCGGCACGCCGAGCGCCTTGCCCTTGATGTCCCACAGCGCCTGGTCGATGCCGGCGATGGCGCTCATCAGGATCGCCCCGCCGCGATAGAAGTGGCCGCGGTACATCGTCTGCCAGAGGTCGTTGATGCGCGTCGGGTCCTGGCCGATCAGCGTCTCGCCGAACTCCTGCACCGCCGTCTCCACGGTGCGGGCACGGCCCTCGAGGACGGGCTCGCCCCAGCCGCTGATGCCTTCGTCGGTCTCGATCTTGAGGAACATCCAGCGCGGTGCGACGCGGTAGGTGGCGAAGCGGGTGATCTTCATGGGGTGGTCGCGTCGCGGTACGCGGCGACGAAGTTGCGGGCTCGCGCCGCGGTGCGCGCGACGTCCTGGCCGGGTTGGTAGAGGTCGCCGCCGAGCCCCGCGCCGATGCAGCCGGCGCGCAGGTATTCGGCGAGGTTGTCGGGCGTGATGCCGCCGACCGCGAAGATGGGCACCGCCGGCAGGACGGCACGCAAGGCCTTCACGTGGCCGGGGCCGTAGGTGGTGGCGGGAAAGACTTTCAAGGCTTGCGCGCCGGCGTCGAGCGCATCGAAGGCCTCGCTCGCGGTGGCGAATCCGGCAGCCACCCACAACCCTTGCTGAACCGCGTGCCGGATCAGCGACGGGCGGGTGTTCGGGGTGACCACGAGGCGGCCGCCGGCAGCGGCCAGCGTGTCGACATCGGCATCGCGCAGCACGGTGCCGCCGCCGACCAGGGCGGAGGCGCCGCACGCCTGCGCGACGCGGTTCACGCTGGTGCGCCAGTCGGGCGAGTTGAGCGGGATCTCGATCGCGTCGAAGCCGGCATCGACCAGCGCGCTCGCGTGCGCGACCGCTTCGTCCGGAAGGATGCCGCGCAGGATGGCGATCAGCGGCAGTCGGGTCGGCCAGGTCATGTCGACGCTTCCTTTCGAAGCCATGCGCAAACGTCGCGGCGAAGATCTTCGAGCGGAGCCCGCGCGTCGACGCGCAGGACACCCGGCTCGCCGAGCGGCGGCTCGAGCGTGGCGAACTGGCTGTCCACCAGGTCGGCGGAGAAGAAGTGGGCGGCGCCGCGGCCCGCGACGCGCCGCAGCGCTTCGTCGCGCGGGATGTCGAGAAAGACGAAGCGCAGGCCCGGCGAAGCGGCGCGCAGCCTGTCGCGATAGGCGCGCTTGAGCGCCGAGCAGGTGAGCACCACGCCGTCGGGATAGGCGCGCAGCTGCTCGCCGAGCGTGGTAAGCCACTCGACGCGATCGGCGTCGGTCAGCGGCACGCCGACGGTCATCTTCTGGCGGTTGCCGGGCGGATGGAAGTCGTCGCCCTCGACCAGCGGCAGGCCGGCGTCGGCAGCGACGGCCGCGGCCACGCTCGACTTGCCGCAGCCGGCCACTCCCATGAAGACGACGGATGCCGCCATGGCGCACCGATCAGCGGCGGCCCGCGCGGAACTTCTGCAGCTCGCCGTAGACCGACTGCACGAACTCCTTGCCGATGGTCTCGGAGTTCTTGTCGATCACGGGCTGCACGGCGCTGCGGATCTTCTCGAGCTCCGACGCCGGCATCTCGGTCACGCTCATGCCCTTGTCCTTCAGCTGCGAAACGACGTCGGCGGCCTGCCGCACCTCCTCGCTGCGCTCGAATGTGCGGGTTTCTTCGGCCACCTTCTGCACCGCAGCTTGCT
The Piscinibacter sp. XHJ-5 DNA segment above includes these coding regions:
- a CDS encoding VOC family protein, whose protein sequence is MKIDRIHHVAYRCKDAKETVLWYGKMLKMDFVLAIAEDHVPSTKAPDPYMHVFLDAGAGNVLAFFELPTQPEMGRDPNTPAWVQHIAFRVKDRAELLAFKAHLEANGVDVLGVTDHGAFHSIYFFDPNGHRVELACPDPEEEAMIRKLDAVKWDMLDEWSRTRRAPKHAAFLHAKELGAS
- the hppD gene encoding 4-hydroxyphenylpyruvate dioxygenase; this translates as MADLFDNPMGLMGFEFVEFASPTPNTLEPVFEKLGFSRVAKHRSKDVVLYRQGDINFIVNREPRSAAAYFAAEHGPSACGLAFRVKDAHKAYDRALELGAQPLDMPTGPMELRLPAIKGIGGAPLYLIDRFEDGKSIYDIDFEFIEGVDRHPVGHGLKLVDHLTHNVYRGRMAFWAAFYEKLFNFREIRYFDIQGEYTGLTSKALTAPDGRIRIPLNEESSKGSGQIEEFLMKFNGEGIQHIALLTDDILATIDSLTMAGVPLMTAPNDVYYEMLEERLPGHGQPIPELQTRGILLDGTTSGGKPRLLLQIFSDTLLGPVFFEFIQRKGDDGFGEGNFKALFQSIERDQIRRGVLGTA
- a CDS encoding tripartite tricarboxylate transporter substrate binding protein, whose translation is MAATLTLWAVAATAHATDKPLRVILPVGAGSGVDTIIRAAGPSLTKALGGQPIIIENLPGAGGTTGTVQVVRAAPDGQTIGVVSNNHVVNPSVFKKMPFDALNDITPISVVGATPFVLVVNPGQVPAKNAKELQAFLKAKPGTYNYGSSGNGTIIHLAGEMFVDAAGVDVRHIPYKGVGPMVADLIGGQVQLGVVALPAVVGHLKSGALRAIGIMGKQRVAALPDLPTVAEQGFPDVDIAGWFAVIGPARMPPAEVKRLHTAVVNAFALPEAKEAMAKQENVINPMTPEASAQFFKTEQERYARLAKKANITLE
- a CDS encoding CaiB/BaiF CoA-transferase family protein; translated protein: MSNTPSTGLSSLDGDRHEAALPLAGLRVVEFTHMVMGPTCGMILADLGAEVIKVEPPGGDKTRKLPGLGIGFFRSFNRNKKSVVLDINTPEGRATAIDLVGQSDVVLENFRPGLMSSLGLDYDTLSRQFPRLIYVSHKGFLPGPYEKRLALDEVVQMMGGLSYMTGPKGRPLRAGTSVNDIMGGMFGAIGVLAALRERETTGRGQEIQSALFENCVFLSSQHMQQFSMTGEPPPPMPSRVSAWSVYDVFTLADDQQLFIGAVSDKQFLTLCRVIEAPELANDPALSDNAKRVAVRPELLERLGEVLRHHRIDELSPKLEAAGIPYAPIMRPEQLVDDPHLKASGGLVPMQTDDGGTTDVVLLPLTLGGRRPGVRQPLPRVGEHTDEILARLAAGRAA
- a CDS encoding hydroxymethylglutaryl-CoA lyase: MPAFPSHVVIREVGLRDGLQSIRTILSTERKREWIRDAYDAGQREIEVGSFVPAKLLPQLADTGELVSFAKTLPGLVVSVLVPNLKGAERAIESKADLLLVPLSASHAHSLANLRKTPDEVVAEVARIRAARDAAASKTLIEGGIGTAFGCTIQGDVAQSEVLRCMQALLDAGADRVSIADTVGYAGPAAVRELFEKARAIAGDRFFCGHFHDTRGLALANVYAALETGVDRFDATLAGIGGCPHAPGASGNASSEDLAFMLSTMGVETGIDIDRLLALRAKVAAWLPDETLHGSLWLSGLPKTFHPSSSTAAAA
- a CDS encoding LysR family transcriptional regulator — protein: MRDIDLKTLRLLVAVCDHQNMARAAEQEHIEPSAISKRIAQLENDLGTPLLLRARRGVHPTPAGLALLEHARNVLFTMERMANDVAAFGSGIKGHVRLVATASAIAESLLDDIASFMREAANRNIKVDIEERLSRDLVRQIRDGSASVGVCWDSVDFEGLQHRPYRRDRLALAVHPDHPLAGRKSLRFEQTLDHDHVGLPPTAAVNAMLQRAAARAGRTVSYRVIVSNFDAAFRVVAANLAISVVPVEVGATFAGMLGIKIIPLSDAWTERSFAVCFQKFEALQPASQRMVDHLVQRAAQVAKA
- a CDS encoding CidA/LrgA family protein, yielding MTALRGLALLLLLQAAGEALAHSLALAVPGPVIGLMLLLPALQLSWIRTPVAAAAELLLAHLSLLFVPVGVGVITHLGLVSQYGIQLLVVIVLSTWIGMAVTAIVLRALMREESAKEKPGD
- a CDS encoding LrgB family protein, translating into MTDFVQLWVYLSSTPLFGLTATLVTYVAAQALYDRMGRAPWANPVLWSVASIGLVLLATGTAYPTYFAGAQFVHVLLGPAVVALGWPLWVRRAEVRRRGVALTLAAVAGGVCAAGSAVGLAWLFGMPVDVLLSLAPKSVTAPVAMGIAERLGGVPALAAVFAVLTGMVGALSAKVLFGLLRIDSWAVRGFALGTASHGIGAARALQVHPDAGAYAGIALGLQVLLASLLMPFVVRWMP
- the dgoD gene encoding galactonate dehydratase → MKITRFATYRVAPRWMFLKIETDEGISGWGEPVLEGRARTVETAVQEFGETLIGQDPTRINDLWQTMYRGHFYRGGAILMSAIAGIDQALWDIKGKALGVPVYELLGGKVRDKMKVYSWVGGDRPGDIVEHMQRLMEGGFDTFKLNGSEEMAMLDTPRAIDAAVSKIAGVHDALGSRVSFGLDFHGRAAAPMAKPLLKALEPFRPLFVEEPVLAEQAEHYPRLAASTSIPLAAGERMYSRFEIKRVLHDGGIAILQPDLSHAGGITECHKIAAMAEAYDVAIAPHCPLGPVALAACLQVDFVAYNAVLQEQSMGIHYNRDAELLDYVINKDDFRIDGGYIHALPRPGLGVEVDEERVVHASRNAPDWHNPVWRHADGSVAEW
- a CDS encoding 2-dehydro-3-deoxy-6-phosphogalactonate aldolase, producing the protein MTWPTRLPLIAILRGILPDEAVAHASALVDAGFDAIEIPLNSPDWRTSVNRVAQACGASALVGGGTVLRDADVDTLAAAGGRLVVTPNTRPSLIRHAVQQGLWVAAGFATASEAFDALDAGAQALKVFPATTYGPGHVKALRAVLPAVPIFAVGGITPDNLAEYLRAGCIGAGLGGDLYQPGQDVARTAARARNFVAAYRDATTP
- a CDS encoding gluconokinase; its protein translation is MAASVVFMGVAGCGKSSVAAAVAADAGLPLVEGDDFHPPGNRQKMTVGVPLTDADRVEWLTTLGEQLRAYPDGVVLTCSALKRAYRDRLRAASPGLRFVFLDIPRDEALRRVAGRGAAHFFSADLVDSQFATLEPPLGEPGVLRVDARAPLEDLRRDVCAWLRKEAST